The genomic segment ATAAATGacctttgcaaagtactttatGTTGCAGACTTTGTTCCAGATAAGTCTAAAACAAAAAGTATACTGTAGGATTTTactgaaaaaagagagagaaaaacgaCTACTGAATGGCGGGTTAGTGGGGGAAATAAAACCTTTGCAGATTTATATATCATTTGAATAAACTGTCTGGGAGGCATGAATTTACTACACAGATTAtatgggtaattttttgtttCTATATCCAGCGCTCATTTCAGGATGAAAAAATGATTCCCTCGGGATGGATGTGCGTTACAGCTAATGGCACCTCTACAGTGACCAGTGATGTtaaattaatgtaaaaaaacatcCCCCAGCAAAGAGTGGaaggtttatatttttttaatagcaaAATGTTTAAGTCACAAACATTTAATCAGACACACTTGCTAATTCATTTTAAGCACAAAGATTAGAGAAATTGTTGTATATGTAGACATCATGAACAAATACTGTGTGAATACACTTTTCTTAACCATGCACTGTATTCAGAAGAGCTTTCAAATTATGAAAGGTTAACACGCTTTACTGTAGAATTAATACACAATATTTGGCTGTAGTCAGTGTTTATAATTGCTGTGACTTTGCGAAGACTATATCACgtattgaaataaaacagaactaACCAGTATTTTTCTCTAGGTAATTAAAGTTCAGTAGCAATTTGTACTGTTCATTTGAAGTGACTAATACTGAGCAtgtgtaataaaaacaaatactaTGGTGAAGAAACAGCAGCGCCTTACAGGAGACTCGTTTCACTTGATTCCAGGGCTTTAGGGAGAGGCACCTGTGAGAAGCAACAAAGGAAAGGAACAGCaggtttattttgctttttaggACAATGCATGCTCTTTTAAAACACCTTCAGAAAATGAAAGTGTTATGATAAATGCTCTTCTGTTTTGTGAGCTTGAACACTGTTCCACTTTTTgagcaataaaaaaatgtaatttcaggTAATACTGATTCTAAGGTACTCACAGATTTGAGATAAGCCACGTTGCTTTTTTTGATATCATTTAGGAGCTGATCACGAGGTGTGAGGTCAACCTTTGGAGGTAATCGTCTGCGAGGGACAGGTTTTAAAGACTTGATCACGTCAGTCAGGTTGGCCGTTTCATCCTCCTTCCCTGCACTGCCTGTATCCTTCACTTTGGGAGTCTTCCTCAGTTGAAAGCTTGCCCTCTCTGATCTTCTATCATCTCTTGGGTCCAGCTCAAATAAAGGATCACGTTTTTTTGGAGTTCTCCTCAGCTGGACATCCTTTAATGGGTTTGCTGGTTCATCACtgggttgtttgggaatgctTTTGTGTTTGATCTTCTTCTGGGGCTCTGGTTGTTCTGTCTGGTGTTGTGTTTGCACAACAGCATTCAGCTCTGATGAGGGTGGGACAAGTCCATGCTCCTGTAGGAATTCTATGGGTGGTATGTATCCCAGCATCTCAAGTAAACCAGGAGGCAGATTGAGACTGCTCTCATACATCTGCATCAGCTCCCTCTGCTGCTTTAGCTGTTGCTGCCTCTGCTCTTCCTTCCTCAGCTGCCTCTGTCGGTCCAGATTCCTTGTTAAAATGTTGGTCACTACCATCCTGGGCCCTGGCTGTTCAAAGTGGTAGCCCATCTTCAGAAGGGTGTTGTTGGCCTTGAGCAAGCGAGAGATTTCCATCTCTGCGTGATGACCTAGCATATGCCTCTGGTTGTGAAAACGCAGCTCTGTGAGAGTCTCATTGAACTGGAGGCAGCGAATGATGGCAACGATGCCTTTTCCAGTTATGAAGTTCGACTCAATGTTTAAAGTCGTAATGCTGCGATTCTCTCGTAGCATGTTGGCTAGATTGAAAGCAATATTTTCATCGACACCAGTGTTGGCTAAACTGAAtgttttaacatatttattcTTCTTCAGGGCGTTGACATAGTCCACGAGCATCTCTTTGGGAATGTTTTCTATATTGTTGAGGTTTACCTCAGTGATAGAGGGGTTGTTTTTGCGGATCTTATCAAGTGTCGACTCCAAGTTTGTATCATTTCCTGAAGGTCTTGATGTAATTTTTATATTATTGAGTGAAAGCTTCGGAATTTTCAGTTTAcctatttttctctcttctttctctggAAGCTTTTCATTGGGCTCGACTGTTTCTGGCTCCTCTGGAGCCTCTTGGGGAGGCAAACATTTTGTACttttatttccttctttatCTTCAGTGTTGTGTTTCAGAGCTAAGGTCTCAGTAGTCTCCTTTGTGCCTGAAAAAGGCTGACTGTCAGTTGTATTTTTTCCTGGTGCATTTTCTGTGATATCCAGAGGCTCTGCGTGTTCACCTGCATTTTCAGGTTGGACTTCAGCAAGTTGCTTcgtctctttctcttttcccaCATCTATTATTTTGTCCTTTACATCCCTCTCATCAACTTCTTCAACAATTTCCTCAATAATCTCCTCTATAATTTCCTCTCCATTTTCACAATCTGCAGCTTCTTCTTCAATGACTTCCTCTATCACTTCATACACCTCATATTTGCCACatcctgtgttttcttctttttctttcttttcagattCCTCCCTCAAGGTTTTCTAAACAGTACATTAGGACATTAAGATTAGAACTATGACATTTATGGTATGTACCAAAAACTGAATTGTACATGAACCTTTGCTAGAGTTATCTCTTACCTCACTGGGCAGGAGAGTAGCAGGCACTCTTTCTTCCTCGAGCATACGTTTAGACTCTTTCTCCCAGTAGAGGTAATCAACTAGGGATCTGTGGTCAAACGTCCCCGTTGGAGGTTTTTCTGTCTGGTCCTTCTGTCTCTGTCCTACTGGTACACTCTCGTCTGGTGCAATAATAACATCCATCTCACTCTGAAGCTCCTTAAGCTCCTCAGGCGAAAGCATTGCAAGGATTTCATCCTCATCAATGTCCTCTTCATTGAGATCCTCAAGGTCTCTGCCGTTAGACATActtgcactgaagttttaaagttgtgttttcCTGTCGATATCAAggcaaaaaacaactttttatcCAATCTCTGACTCAACACAGAGCAAACTGGGAAGCCTCTGACTTTGACTTTAGCTAGAAACCGTTTGATCCTGCCTCACGGACTAAAATAAACCCTGTGAACTACATGGAAGATATTTACGGTACCAACAGGGGAAAGACATGCTAACATTCTTTTTTCAGACCGTTCTGCCAGCTGC from the Pelmatolapia mariae isolate MD_Pm_ZW linkage group LG20, Pm_UMD_F_2, whole genome shotgun sequence genome contains:
- the lmod3 gene encoding leiomodin-3 translates to MSNGRDLEDLNEEDIDEDEILAMLSPEELKELQSEMDVIIAPDESVPVGQRQKDQTEKPPTGTFDHRSLVDYLYWEKESKRMLEEERVPATLLPSEKTLREESEKKEKEENTGCGKYEVYEVIEEVIEEEAADCENGEEIIEEIIEEIVEEVDERDVKDKIIDVGKEKETKQLAEVQPENAGEHAEPLDITENAPGKNTTDSQPFSGTKETTETLALKHNTEDKEGNKSTKCLPPQEAPEEPETVEPNEKLPEKEERKIGKLKIPKLSLNNIKITSRPSGNDTNLESTLDKIRKNNPSITEVNLNNIENIPKEMLVDYVNALKKNKYVKTFSLANTGVDENIAFNLANMLRENRSITTLNIESNFITGKGIVAIIRCLQFNETLTELRFHNQRHMLGHHAEMEISRLLKANNTLLKMGYHFEQPGPRMVVTNILTRNLDRQRQLRKEEQRQQQLKQQRELMQMYESSLNLPPGLLEMLGYIPPIEFLQEHGLVPPSSELNAVVQTQHQTEQPEPQKKIKHKSIPKQPSDEPANPLKDVQLRRTPKKRDPLFELDPRDDRRSERASFQLRKTPKVKDTGSAGKEDETANLTDVIKSLKPVPRRRLPPKVDLTPRDQLLNDIKKSNVAYLKSVPLPKALESSETSLL